In Chanodichthys erythropterus isolate Z2021 chromosome 11, ASM2448905v1, whole genome shotgun sequence, a single window of DNA contains:
- the si:ch73-71d17.2 gene encoding RPA-related protein RADX, with protein MAALSGSSSECCTLKKTLKRLISNTSASPRARTHSEPLYVISLERYGRDADFGIRFPDSISMSESLFDATITDGDCKIRVSLDPVVNRLISVNKLHCGSVIRNVEFSRGEDSDGDGGSFHVCSLEVDRLSGGDAALRALSSVNVRSIPWMGAEPSASPLRARRSSYLPLWNNHDFYGEMWRETTPSEPDAEDSGDEIDDVGSTVSLAEVRRRFLSGSRRYRGALCVRILHKSRLIYYGKADQQCECPYKAELQVGDGSSSACVVLWNTVCLEWYRILHPGHVVRLCHYRVKESYSSRTGQESEPHIEISLNSRNPTAQITIIPKNQISPDWVLPNLPHSFICRQELPSCPQGHICDVIGVVIFVGRPERVRKKDGQRSEIEEYRWLQLADRTSDKQITIKLFSTSQPDIQSRVYPMALVVCTRLKLIRSAVDRATTFEYLTNTSLTQIYCTGTGAHPVMPYRGVRPIRQFLHWLKQVDESSLLEKAVIGGYFSYPPLPVSLNSFMENRQGGAGLISGGEMKLECEKLNYREKRQFAVQCVVTAACYHHRENNGRTQYSDLPSAPLSPRVPRQREGSEPHRTPVKRKLFSSTSPRKRLAPPLQPFATEDDAERDFSLFDGAMEFLVGQQDEDSNDEDDEEEFSTPPTSPMTSRLGLTRVAIETLPRVFCYERRHVQAVAVGMQVNNFHKLLPQRELESFSAASCYTGYFTLTMRALSDGVMLDVLFLPAAPGNLHWMPLPLSHDNSWESVLSHGGFSPHALPPSPADMIATANQLTNQRLLCVLDACALGAEKLELVLNRAFPLR; from the exons ATGGCCGCCCTGTCAGGCAGTTCCTCCGAGTGCTGCACGCTCAAAAAGACTCTAAAAAGGTTAATATCTAACACGTCTGCTTCCCCACGAGCACGAACCCACTCGGAACCGCTTTACGTGATCTCTCTGGAGCGCTACGGCAGAGACGCAGACTTCGGGATCCGTTTCCCGGACAGTATTTCGATGTCAGAGAGTCTGTTTGACGCCACTATCACGGACGGAGACTGTAAGATCCGCGTGTCTCTGGATCCCGTTGTAAACAGACTCATTAGCGTGAATAAACTTCACTGCGGCTCCGTCATACGGAATGTGGAGTTCAGCCGCGGGGAGGACAGCGACGGAGACGGCGGGTCTTTTCATGTGTGCAGTCTGGAGGTGGACAGACTCTCCGGCGGTGATGCGGCTCTTCGGGCGCTCTCATCCGTCAACGTGAGGTCAATACCGTGGATGGGAGCAGAGCCGAGCGCAAGCCCGCTCAGAGCCCGCAGGAGCTCCTACCTGCCGCTGTGGAACAATCACGACTTCTATGGAGAGATGTGGCGGGAAACGACCCCCTCTGAACCCGACGCAGAGGACTCTGGAGATGAAATAGATG ATGTCGGGTCCACGGTTTCACTCGCAGAAGTACGCAGGCGTTTCTTGAGTGGGTCTCGCCGTTATCGGGGCGCCCTATGTGTGCGGATCCTTCACAAATCCAGACTGATCTATTATGGGAAAGCAGATCAGCAATGTGAATGTCCCTATAAG GCAGAGTTGCAGGTCGGTGATGGCTCATCCAGTGCTTGTGTTGTGCTGTGGAACACAGTCTGTCTGGAATGGTACCGAATCCTGCATCCGGGTCATGTTGTACGATTGTGTCACTACAGAGTCAAGGAGAGTTACAGCAGCCGCACGGGGCAGGAATCAGAGCCACACATCG AGATCAGTCTTAATTCCAGGAACCCCACTGCTCAAATTACTATAATCCCCAAGAACCAGATTTCTCCAGATTGGGTTTTGCCAAAcctgcctcattcattcatctgCAG GCAGGAGCTTCCTAGTTGTCCACAAGGCCACATCTGCGATGTCATTGGTGTGGTGATCTTTGTTGGTCGACCAGAACGTGTCAGAAAGAAAG ATGGGCAAAGGTCAGAGATCGAGGAGTATCGGTGGCTCCAACTGGCAGATAGAACATCAGACAAGCAAATCACAATCAAGCTTTTCTCTACATCACAGCCTGACATTCAAAGCCGTGTCTATCCAA TGGCACTGGTTGTCTGCACTAGACTAAAGCTTATCAGAAGTGCGGTTGACAGAGCTACAACTTTTGAATATCTCACCAACACATCACTGACCCAGATTTACTGCACAG GCACAGGGGCTCACCCCGTGATGCCATACAGAGGTGTACGGCCCATCCGCCAGTTCCTCCACTGGCTGAAGCAGGTAGATGAGAGCAGCCTGCTGGAAAAAGCTGTGATTGGAGGATATTTCAGCTACCCACCACTTCCAGTTTCACTGAATAGCTTCATGGAAAACAGACAAG GGGGAGCTGGTCTCATCAGTGGAGGAGAGATGAAATTAGAGTGTGAGAAGTTGAATTATAGAGAGAAACGACAGTTTGCTGTTCAGTGTGTCGTCACTGCTGCCTGCTACCACCACAGAGAG AACAATGGGCGAACACAGTATTCAGATCTTCCATCAGCTCCACTCAGCCCTAGAGTGCCACGGCAAAGAGAGGG GTCTGAACCTCACAGGACACCCGTGAAGCGGAAACTTTTCAGCAGTACTAGCCCTAGAAAGAG GTTGGCACCACCTCTGCAACCATTTGCAACAGAGGATGACGCAGAGAGGG ATTTTTCTCTGTTTGATGGTGCCATGGAGTTTCTAGTCGGACAACAGGACGAAGATAGtaatgatgaagatgatgaggaAGAGTTCTCGACGCCGCCCACTAGTCCCATGACCTCACGCCTGGGACTGACACGTGTTGCCATTGAAACTCTGCCACGGGTTTTTTGTTACGAACGTCGACATGTTCAGGCTGTTGCTGTGGGGATGCAGGTTAACAACTTTCACAAGCTCCTCCCACAGAGAGAGCTGGAGTCATTTAGCGCCGCCTCCTGCTATACCGGCTACTTCACTCTGACAATGAGAG CTTTATCAGATGGAGTGATGCTTGATGTTCTTTTTCTGCCTGCTGCCCCGGGAAACTTGCACTGGATGCCCCTCCCTCTTTCACATGATAACTCCTGGGAGTCTGTCCTATCACACGGAGGGTTTTCACCACATGCCCTGCCCCCAAGCCCTg CTGACATGATCGCCACTGCAAATCAGTTGACCAATCAAAGACTACTGTGTGTGTTAGATGCATGTGCACTAGGAGCAGAGAAGTTGGAATTGGTACTAAACCGTGCATTTCCTTTACGATGA